From Peptoanaerobacter stomatis, one genomic window encodes:
- a CDS encoding GNAT family N-acetyltransferase translates to MDIKMKEVEDKLEKEAVSREILYDLSEWFGIPESTEEYIRDSQEKPFLACYMNDESVGFVVLNATSKDCADIFVIGIKKKFHRMGIGSVLNEAYETMARKLGYTYSQVKTIQMGHYKEYDITNNFYIAMGYKELECFPNLWDEWNPCQIYIKYLGA, encoded by the coding sequence ATGGATATAAAAATGAAAGAAGTTGAAGATAAACTGGAAAAGGAAGCTGTATCGAGAGAAATATTATATGACCTTTCAGAATGGTTTGGAATACCGGAAAGCACAGAAGAGTATATTCGCGATTCACAGGAAAAGCCTTTTCTCGCTTGTTATATGAATGATGAGTCGGTTGGTTTTGTTGTATTAAACGCAACCAGCAAGGATTGTGCAGATATTTTTGTAATTGGCATAAAAAAGAAATTCCATCGAATGGGTATTGGATCAGTACTTAATGAAGCTTACGAAACTATGGCAAGGAAGCTAGGCTACACATACTCACAAGTAAAAACGATACAGATGGGTCACTACAAAGAATATGATATTACCAATAATTTTTATATAGCTATGGGATATAAAGAATTGGAATGTTTCCCAAATTTATGGGATGAATGGAACCCATGTCAAATATATATTAAATATCTTGGAGCGTAA
- a CDS encoding YbgA family protein — MRNKDIRRECEELWAKNKYYVLGKSHKVYLEIREYLKEKEVDILVLNEKIQKLRDIKESKEDFSNAVLHIWGYFKKDASTIEKQALFDILNEYMEGKNNQKVVIEYINNLLKKYPNEYLEKSTLLTGEEYETMA, encoded by the coding sequence ATGAGAAACAAAGATATAAGAAGAGAATGTGAAGAGCTATGGGCAAAAAATAAATATTATGTGTTAGGTAAATCGCATAAAGTATACTTAGAGATAAGAGAATATTTGAAAGAAAAAGAAGTTGATATTTTAGTTTTAAATGAAAAAATACAAAAATTAAGGGATATAAAAGAAAGTAAAGAAGATTTTAGTAATGCCGTTCTTCACATATGGGGATATTTCAAAAAAGACGCAAGTACAATTGAAAAACAGGCATTATTTGATATATTAAATGAATATATGGAAGGGAAAAATAATCAGAAAGTTGTAATTGAATATATTAATAATTTACTAAAGAAATACCCTAATGAATATTTAGAAAAATCAACCTTGTTAACAGGAGAAGAGTATGAGACTATGGCATGA
- a CDS encoding TIGR02328 family protein translates to MRLWHEKLIHLLPKNQLLGQHRECCALRGNGWKKKHKTVDYVFTYSPYHLFIYHVLVMEEMEKRGYNVSAEWKDKNYRGRTAEKYDNLKEEIVDSPIYKEHNNEYLYDCIENLRNKGIHLKV, encoded by the coding sequence ATGAGACTATGGCATGAAAAACTTATCCACTTATTGCCCAAAAATCAGCTTCTTGGACAACATAGGGAATGTTGTGCTCTAAGGGGCAATGGATGGAAAAAGAAACATAAAACTGTGGATTATGTGTTTACATATTCCCCATATCATCTTTTTATTTACCATGTATTGGTTATGGAGGAGATGGAAAAAAGGGGATATAATGTTTCTGCGGAATGGAAAGATAAAAATTATAGAGGAAGGACAGCAGAAAAGTACGATAATCTTAAAGAGGAAATTGTAGACAGTCCAATTTACAAAGAGCATAATAATGAATATCTGTATGATTGTATAGAAAATTTAAGAAATAAAGGTATACATTTAAAAGTATAG